A portion of the Microlunatus phosphovorus NM-1 genome contains these proteins:
- a CDS encoding sensor histidine kinase, which translates to MSQSPSYEPNPYSAYPIPSSGHPVLYSEHATPDFLYEPTPEADRDHGTEPQNDGTSVMVRKAGRNLAVICGLFFVSLAAFIVGVTLFSLGVSLVVVVVGLFILVGCLVAAGATARATKGLLAYAGVELPATAYPSAGGSWRMLGRLRDPQSWRDLIYTVVGFVLSTFTFSVAVSWVFGGLGGLTYWFWSRYLPDDNQGLPYLLGFPGRFADVFFNTVLGLILVMSAPAVLQGLVRLHEVVARALLVDESSALRARVSQLTTSRSAAGEAETQTLRRLERDLHDGPQQRLVRLGMDISSAQRRMGTDPEQARRLLDEAYQQTQEALSEIRQLSRGIAPPILAEQGLAAAITALAARNTVPTSVDVGDVRLSDVAQNAAYFVVAEALANMEKHSGATRCSVEIHPLGGVVVVVVTDNGVGGASLSRGHGLAGLADRLAGVDGTLTVTSPAGGPTQITATIPAALG; encoded by the coding sequence ATGAGCCAATCACCGTCGTACGAACCGAATCCCTACAGTGCTTATCCGATTCCATCCAGTGGGCACCCTGTTCTCTACAGCGAGCACGCCACCCCGGACTTCTTGTACGAGCCGACGCCGGAAGCCGACCGCGATCATGGAACCGAGCCGCAGAACGACGGGACCTCGGTGATGGTGCGCAAAGCAGGCCGGAACCTCGCCGTCATCTGCGGTCTCTTCTTCGTCTCTCTTGCGGCCTTCATCGTCGGGGTGACGCTGTTCAGCCTTGGCGTGAGCCTGGTCGTCGTGGTCGTCGGGCTGTTCATCCTGGTCGGCTGTCTGGTGGCGGCCGGCGCGACTGCCCGAGCGACCAAGGGCCTGCTGGCGTACGCCGGGGTCGAGTTGCCTGCCACGGCCTATCCGTCGGCGGGCGGGAGTTGGCGGATGCTCGGTCGACTGCGCGATCCGCAGTCGTGGCGTGACCTGATCTACACCGTGGTCGGCTTCGTGCTGAGTACGTTCACCTTCTCGGTCGCGGTGAGCTGGGTGTTCGGTGGTCTGGGCGGCCTCACCTACTGGTTCTGGAGTCGCTATCTGCCGGACGACAACCAGGGCCTGCCCTATCTTCTCGGGTTTCCCGGACGTTTCGCCGATGTGTTCTTCAACACCGTGCTGGGATTGATCCTGGTCATGTCCGCTCCGGCAGTGTTGCAGGGCCTGGTGCGGCTGCACGAAGTCGTGGCACGTGCTCTGCTGGTGGACGAGAGCTCCGCGCTGCGGGCCCGGGTGAGCCAGTTGACCACCAGCCGCAGCGCCGCAGGTGAGGCGGAGACACAGACCCTTCGCCGGCTGGAGCGCGATCTGCATGATGGGCCGCAGCAGCGACTGGTACGGCTGGGGATGGACATCTCCAGTGCCCAGCGGCGGATGGGCACCGATCCCGAGCAGGCCCGGCGACTGCTGGACGAGGCGTACCAGCAGACGCAGGAGGCATTGAGCGAGATCCGTCAGCTGTCCCGTGGCATCGCGCCGCCGATCCTGGCCGAGCAGGGACTGGCCGCCGCGATCACCGCCTTGGCCGCCCGCAACACGGTGCCGACTAGTGTTGATGTCGGCGACGTACGGCTGTCCGACGTGGCTCAGAACGCGGCGTACTTCGTCGTCGCCGAGGCGCTGGCGAACATGGAGAAGCACAGCGGCGCGACCCGATGCAGCGTGGAGATCCACCCGCTCGGCGGGGTCGTGGTCGTCGTGGTCACCGACAACGGCGTGGGCGGTGCCTCATTGTCTCGTGGGCACGGGCTGGCGGGTCTGGCCGATCGCCTGGCTGGGGTCGACGGCACCTTGACCGTGACCTCACCGGCCGGTGGGCCGACCCAGATCACCGCCACCATTCCGGCCGCGCTCGGCTGA